A window of Apium graveolens cultivar Ventura chromosome 8, ASM990537v1, whole genome shotgun sequence contains these coding sequences:
- the LOC141678229 gene encoding U11/U12 small nuclear ribonucleoprotein 31 kDa protein, producing MVIKKHTSDEEEDDTFYYRYSTAAPPPSTASTPQSSRSTGSGGLAPSKSTVYISNLDYSLTNSDLFTIFSTFGKVAKVTILKDRQTRQSRGVGFVLFVSREDAVSAVNGMNGKVLNKRTLSASIATDNGRAKEFIRKKVYKDKSRCYECGEDGHLSYECHKNVLGKRERPEPKKLRRFEGKREGNWIGDGEGNDDEEGVFEEENWASVVDTDADERLLRNDEERGSGKMGKRKKVAYFSDESGDED from the coding sequence ATGGTGATCAAGAAACATACCTCCGACGAAGAAGAAGACGACACCTTCTACTACCGCTACTCCACCGCCGCCCCACCTCCCTCCACCGCCTCCACACCCCAGTCCTCCCGTTCCACCGGTAGCGGAGGCTTAGCCCCATCAAAATCCACCGTCTACATCTCCAACCTCGACTACTCTCTCACAAACTCCGACCTCTTCACCATCTTCTCCACCTTCGGAAAAGTCGCAAAAGTCACAATTCTCAAAGACAGGCAGACTCGGCAAAGTCGCGGggttggttttgttttgtttgtttcGAGAGAGGATGCTGTTAGTGCTGTGAATGGGATGAATGGGAAAGTGTTGAATAAGCGGACTTTGAGTGCTTCGATTGCCACGGATAATGGCCGGGCTAAGGAGTTTATACGGAAGAAGGTTTATAAGGATAAGAGTCGGTGTTATGAGTGTGGGGAAGATGGGCATTTGAGTTATGAATGTCATAAGAATGTTTTGGGGAAGAGGGAAAGGCCTGAGCCCAAGAAATTGAGGCGGTTCGAGGGGAAACGAGAAGGGAATTGGATTGGGGATGGTGAGGGGAATGATGATGAGGAGGGGGTGTTTGAGGAGGAGAATTGGGCGTCGGTTGTGGATACGGATGCGGATGAGAGGTTGTTGAGGAATGATGAGGAGAGGGGGAGTGGGAAGATGGGGAAACGGAAGAAGGTTGCGTATTTTAGTGATGAGAGTGGGGATGAGGATTGA